One genomic window of Pseudoxanthomonas sp. includes the following:
- a CDS encoding NAD(P)H-quinone oxidoreductase: protein MSDSTMTAIAIHGGKGDAAALHPVQVPRPVPRAHELLVRVRAAGVNRPDLLQRQGNYPPPPGAPDTLGLEIAGEVVQGSGRWKAGDKVCALLGGGGYAQYAVVDARHALPLPDGADFIQAAALPETVFTVFANVFEHGQLKAGERLLVHGATSGIGVMAIQMAKAAGAQVIATARGAQKAARARALGADVAVDTSAGSFVDAARAAGGVDVSLDMVGASVFADTLQVLNPRGRIVYIAAQGGGTLEVPVFELMRRQAVLTGSTLRPRAADEKARLAERIERTVWPWIASGQVTAQVDRTFPLEQAAAAHAYLEAGQHVGKVMLTVD from the coding sequence ATGTCCGATTCCACGATGACCGCCATCGCCATCCACGGTGGCAAGGGCGATGCCGCCGCGCTGCATCCGGTGCAGGTGCCGCGCCCGGTGCCCAGGGCGCACGAGCTGCTGGTGCGCGTGCGCGCCGCCGGCGTCAACCGGCCCGACCTGCTGCAGCGCCAGGGAAATTACCCGCCGCCGCCCGGTGCACCGGACACGCTGGGCCTGGAGATCGCCGGCGAAGTCGTGCAGGGCAGCGGCCGCTGGAAGGCGGGTGACAAGGTCTGCGCCCTGCTGGGCGGTGGTGGCTACGCGCAGTACGCGGTGGTCGATGCCCGCCATGCGCTGCCGCTGCCCGATGGCGCCGACTTCATCCAGGCCGCCGCGTTACCGGAAACGGTCTTCACCGTGTTCGCCAACGTGTTCGAACACGGCCAGCTCAAGGCCGGCGAGCGCCTGCTGGTGCATGGTGCGACCTCCGGCATCGGGGTGATGGCGATCCAGATGGCCAAGGCCGCCGGGGCCCAGGTCATCGCCACCGCGCGCGGCGCGCAGAAGGCCGCGCGGGCCAGGGCGCTGGGGGCGGATGTCGCGGTCGATACATCGGCCGGTTCATTCGTCGATGCCGCGCGCGCAGCCGGCGGTGTGGATGTGTCGCTGGATATGGTCGGTGCCAGCGTCTTTGCCGACACGCTGCAGGTGTTGAATCCGCGCGGCCGCATCGTCTACATCGCCGCGCAGGGCGGCGGCACGCTGGAAGTCCCGGTCTTCGAGCTGATGCGCCGGCAGGCGGTGCTGACCGGTTCCACCCTGCGCCCACGCGCGGCTGACGAAAAAGCCCGCCTGGCCGAGCGGATCGAACGCACGGTGTGGCCCTGGATCGCCAGCGGGCAGGTCACCGCACAGGTGGACCGGACCTTCCCGCTGGAACAGGCGGCCGCCGCGCATGCCTATCTGGAAGCGGGCCAGCATGTCGGCAAGGTGATGCTGACCGTGGATTGA
- a CDS encoding DUF4126 domain-containing protein, with the protein MSILLLSALLIGIVTGLRALTAPAILSWAASLGVLHLSGTPLAWLGWRFTPWIISLLAVGELITDQLPDTPSRKVPLQFGTRILVGAFCGAAVGLHGGVFWTGLVAGLVGAVLGTYGGAAARGALAKAFGKDLPAALLEDVVAIVLGVLAMALIR; encoded by the coding sequence ATGAGCATCCTGCTGTTGTCCGCGTTGTTGATCGGCATCGTCACCGGCCTGCGCGCGCTGACCGCGCCGGCCATCCTCAGTTGGGCGGCATCGCTCGGTGTGCTGCACCTGTCGGGCACGCCGCTGGCGTGGCTGGGATGGCGCTTCACGCCCTGGATCATTTCGTTGCTGGCGGTGGGCGAACTCATCACCGATCAGCTGCCCGATACGCCCAGTCGCAAGGTGCCGTTGCAATTCGGCACGCGGATCTTGGTGGGTGCGTTCTGCGGGGCCGCAGTGGGCCTGCATGGCGGGGTGTTCTGGACCGGGCTGGTGGCGGGCCTGGTCGGCGCGGTGCTCGGCACCTATGGCGGCGCGGCCGCGCGTGGCGCGTTGGCGAAGGCCTTCGGCAAGGATCTGCCGGCCGCGCTGCTGGAAGACGTGGTCGCCATCGTGCTGGGCGTGCTGGCCATGGCGCTGATCCGATGA
- a CDS encoding purine nucleoside permease: MPRAVVLFRWSILSLLAAWMGVAPPARADQPGAPVQVKVFVAAMFEIGQNTGDRAGEFQHWYERYWKDARPISVPGALQPVYCNADGVCGAVLGMGKVNSSASMQAILLSPQFDFSHAYYVLSGVGGTPPSRGTIGEVNWASWLVDYDLGHRWAAEENTPGAPTFMPRKGYEAYRAFKLNPALVGWAMQLSADTPLLDSDAARAYRLRYPDAAARRAPFVGSGTHMTGDTFFHGPGLSKQAQYIARLYGADDYVITEMEAAALTLVIQRTHGTERILSLRGAVNFDQGNPHETTLQHLDPAPGETAGGFPETVANIERVGARVVDHIVAHWPQWRDGVPPR; this comes from the coding sequence ATGCCCCGCGCTGTTGTCCTGTTCCGCTGGTCCATCCTGTCGCTGCTTGCGGCCTGGATGGGCGTTGCCCCACCTGCCCGCGCCGACCAGCCGGGCGCACCCGTGCAGGTGAAGGTCTTCGTCGCGGCGATGTTCGAGATCGGCCAGAACACCGGCGACCGCGCCGGCGAGTTCCAGCATTGGTACGAACGCTACTGGAAAGACGCCAGGCCGATCTCCGTGCCCGGTGCGCTGCAACCGGTGTACTGCAACGCCGATGGTGTCTGCGGGGCGGTACTGGGCATGGGCAAGGTGAATTCCTCCGCGTCGATGCAGGCGATCCTGCTCAGCCCGCAGTTCGATTTCTCGCACGCCTATTACGTGCTGTCCGGCGTGGGCGGCACGCCGCCGTCGCGCGGCACCATCGGCGAGGTCAACTGGGCCAGCTGGCTGGTGGACTACGACCTGGGCCATCGCTGGGCAGCGGAAGAAAACACCCCCGGCGCGCCGACCTTCATGCCGCGCAAGGGCTATGAGGCCTATCGCGCATTCAAGCTCAATCCGGCGCTGGTCGGCTGGGCGATGCAGCTCAGCGCCGACACGCCGCTGCTGGATTCCGATGCGGCGCGTGCGTATCGCCTGCGCTATCCCGACGCCGCCGCACGCCGTGCGCCGTTCGTGGGCAGCGGCACGCACATGACCGGCGACACGTTCTTCCACGGGCCAGGCCTGTCGAAACAGGCGCAGTACATCGCCAGGCTCTATGGCGCCGACGACTACGTGATCACCGAGATGGAAGCCGCCGCGCTGACCCTGGTGATCCAGCGCACGCATGGCACCGAGCGCATCCTGAGCCTGCGCGGCGCGGTCAATTTCGACCAGGGCAACCCGCACGAAACCACGCTGCAACACCTGGACCCGGCACCGGGCGAAACCGCGGGCGGTTTCCCGGAAACGGTCGCCAACATCGAACGCGTCGGCGCGCGCGTGGTCGACCACATCGTCGCGCACTGGCCGCAGTGGCGCGATGGCGTGCCGCCGCGCTGA
- a CDS encoding endonuclease/exonuclease/phosphatase family protein, giving the protein MFLFRAPHRRFRLLLILMVLPVAAALADTPTLKVMSFNVRTPADTNDNRWENRRDLMAQTIRTQDPDVIGTQELVKQQADDLVARLPQYAWFGEGRRGGDGDEHMGVFYRTDRLKVLESGNFWLSDTPDVPGSITWGNLYPRLVTWARFRRTADGATFVLYDTHFPYRDQDDAARLKSAQLIIKRIAGLPKDEPFVLTGDFNTTDRDPAHAALTAVLKDAWLAGAPRSGPEATFHDFTGTPDRRLDWILFRGLALRRVDTLTVHNGPRYPSDHFPVVAVFDLPAPKTAPH; this is encoded by the coding sequence ATGTTCTTGTTCCGTGCCCCGCACCGCCGCTTCCGCCTGCTGCTCATCCTGATGGTGCTGCCCGTCGCAGCCGCGCTAGCCGACACCCCGACCCTGAAGGTCATGAGCTTCAATGTGCGCACGCCGGCCGATACCAACGACAACCGTTGGGAAAACCGCCGCGACCTGATGGCCCAGACCATCCGCACCCAGGACCCGGATGTCATCGGCACCCAGGAGCTGGTCAAGCAGCAGGCCGACGACCTGGTCGCACGCCTGCCGCAGTACGCCTGGTTCGGCGAAGGCCGCCGCGGTGGCGATGGCGACGAACACATGGGCGTGTTCTATCGGACCGACCGACTCAAGGTGCTGGAATCGGGCAATTTCTGGCTGTCCGACACCCCGGACGTGCCCGGCAGCATCACCTGGGGGAACCTGTATCCGCGACTGGTGACCTGGGCACGCTTCAGGCGCACCGCCGATGGCGCCACGTTCGTGCTGTACGACACCCATTTCCCGTATCGCGACCAGGACGACGCGGCGCGCCTGAAAAGCGCCCAGCTGATCATCAAGCGCATCGCCGGGCTGCCGAAGGACGAGCCGTTCGTGCTGACCGGCGACTTCAATACCACCGACCGCGATCCGGCCCACGCCGCGCTGACCGCCGTGTTGAAGGACGCCTGGCTGGCCGGTGCGCCGCGCAGCGGGCCGGAAGCGACCTTCCACGATTTCACCGGCACGCCGGACCGCCGCCTGGACTGGATCCTGTTCCGCGGCCTGGCCCTGCGCCGCGTGGACACGCTGACTGTCCACAACGGGCCGCGCTATCCGTCCGACCATTTCCCGGTGGTGGCGGTGTTCGACCTGCCCGCGCCGAAGACCGCCCCACACTGA
- the rpoH gene encoding RNA polymerase sigma factor RpoH — translation MNQTSAATAMVANNLPIPSPLGSLDAYIGAVHQIPVLTVDEEQDLAHRFRDEDDLDAARELVHSHLRFVVHVARGYSGYGLQLGDLVQEGNIGLMKAVKRFDPDMGVRLVSFAVHWIRAEMHEFILKNWRIVKVATTKAQRKLFFNLRKSKTRLGWMNAAEVRAVAKDLNVSEREVVEMESRLSGRDVGFDAPADEDEERSAPPSPAHYLRANEEDPSQAYERADSEDNQLELLREGMANLDQRSRDIVARRWLDADNKVTLQELADEYGVSAERIRQIEANALKKMKALFAA, via the coding sequence ATGAACCAGACCTCCGCAGCCACCGCCATGGTGGCCAACAATCTCCCGATTCCCAGCCCGCTTGGCTCGCTGGACGCCTACATTGGCGCCGTGCACCAGATCCCGGTGCTCACCGTGGATGAAGAGCAGGACCTGGCACACCGCTTCCGCGACGAGGACGACCTCGATGCCGCGCGCGAACTGGTGCACTCGCACCTGCGTTTCGTCGTCCACGTGGCCCGCGGCTACAGCGGCTACGGCCTGCAGCTGGGTGACCTGGTCCAGGAAGGCAACATTGGCCTGATGAAGGCGGTCAAGCGCTTCGACCCGGATATGGGCGTGCGCCTGGTGTCCTTCGCGGTGCATTGGATCCGTGCCGAGATGCACGAGTTCATCCTGAAGAACTGGCGCATCGTGAAGGTCGCCACGACCAAGGCCCAGCGCAAGCTGTTCTTCAACCTGCGCAAGTCCAAGACCCGCCTGGGCTGGATGAACGCGGCCGAAGTGCGCGCCGTGGCCAAGGACCTCAACGTCTCCGAGCGCGAAGTGGTCGAGATGGAATCGCGCCTGTCCGGTCGTGACGTCGGCTTCGACGCCCCGGCGGACGAGGACGAAGAGCGTTCGGCGCCGCCGTCGCCGGCCCACTACCTGCGTGCCAACGAGGAAGATCCCTCGCAGGCCTACGAGCGTGCCGACAGCGAGGACAACCAGCTGGAACTGCTGCGCGAAGGCATGGCCAACCTGGACCAGCGTTCGCGTGACATCGTCGCCCGTCGCTGGCTGGACGCCGACAACAAGGTCACCCTGCAGGAACTGGCCGACGAGTACGGTGTGTCGGCCGAGCGCATCCGCCAGATCGAGGCGAACGCGCTGAAGAAGATGAAGGCGCTGTTCGCCGCGTAA
- a CDS encoding GGDEF domain-containing protein, translated as MSFGLPLLYLLCHALALALFPDRAELLSFVFLVGAPLLAAGVCLWRCRHSDMALAWLALGLGLLLWAGGMTANMIDSVFLDNAATTPGLSLLLYVLYGVPLIFALASPARETWQVRALDGLVAAVLGGLFFVHTFSFAGADGADAGGEGNLVMMFDVENGFIALFSLARFLASRTPASRGFYRAQSVYAFVYLGVAGYINHVEPQDAGFGSYVDLVIDVPFLLLASLAVYFPKGTTHVPVARGVVTMVRAASPLMLPMSLLVVSALITGRHPRLAIAGFVIATLGYGMRSVVIQLRTMAERDQLDALARVDKVTGLANRRAFDDALQREWNRARRSGEPLSLLMIDIDHFKQLNDAFGHQAGDTRLREVARALADATTRALDVVARYGGEEFAVILPATHARDAQHLAEATRQAIQALQLAAAEGHVTVSIGASAVEHIASDDPSALLAAADAALYDAKRAGRNRVAWRAPGEP; from the coding sequence GTGTCGTTTGGGTTGCCATTGCTCTACCTGCTCTGCCACGCGCTGGCGCTGGCGTTGTTCCCAGACAGGGCCGAGCTGCTGTCGTTCGTGTTCCTGGTCGGTGCGCCGTTGCTGGCTGCAGGCGTCTGCCTGTGGCGCTGCCGGCACAGCGACATGGCCCTGGCATGGCTCGCGCTGGGGCTGGGCCTGTTGCTGTGGGCCGGCGGCATGACGGCCAACATGATCGATTCGGTCTTCCTGGACAATGCCGCGACGACCCCGGGCCTGAGCCTGCTGCTGTACGTGCTGTATGGCGTGCCGTTGATCTTCGCCCTGGCCAGCCCGGCGCGCGAAACCTGGCAGGTGCGCGCGCTCGATGGCCTGGTGGCGGCCGTGCTGGGCGGCCTGTTCTTCGTGCACACCTTCTCCTTTGCCGGCGCGGACGGCGCCGACGCCGGTGGGGAGGGCAACCTGGTGATGATGTTCGACGTGGAGAACGGCTTCATCGCGCTGTTCTCGCTGGCCCGCTTCCTGGCCAGCCGGACGCCGGCCAGTCGCGGCTTCTACCGCGCGCAGTCCGTTTACGCCTTCGTCTATCTTGGCGTGGCGGGCTACATCAACCATGTCGAGCCACAGGATGCCGGATTCGGCAGCTACGTCGACCTGGTCATCGACGTGCCGTTCCTGCTGCTGGCCAGCCTGGCGGTGTATTTCCCGAAAGGAACCACCCACGTCCCGGTGGCGCGTGGCGTGGTGACGATGGTGCGGGCCGCCAGCCCGCTGATGCTGCCGATGAGTCTGCTGGTGGTCTCGGCGTTGATCACCGGCAGGCATCCACGGCTGGCCATCGCCGGCTTCGTCATCGCCACGCTGGGCTACGGCATGCGCAGCGTGGTGATCCAGCTGCGCACGATGGCCGAACGTGACCAGCTGGATGCGCTGGCCCGCGTGGACAAGGTGACCGGGCTGGCCAACCGGCGTGCGTTCGACGATGCACTGCAACGCGAGTGGAACCGCGCGCGGCGCTCGGGCGAACCGCTGTCGCTGCTGATGATCGACATCGACCATTTCAAGCAGCTCAACGATGCCTTCGGCCACCAGGCCGGCGATACGCGCCTGCGCGAGGTCGCCCGCGCCCTGGCCGACGCCACGACCCGGGCGCTGGACGTGGTGGCCCGTTACGGCGGCGAGGAATTCGCGGTGATCCTGCCCGCCACCCATGCGCGGGATGCGCAGCACCTGGCGGAAGCCACGCGCCAGGCCATCCAGGCACTGCAGCTGGCCGCGGCCGAAGGCCACGTCACGGTCAGCATCGGCGCCAGTGCCGTGGAACACATCGCCAGCGATGATCCCAGTGCGCTGCTGGCGGCTGCCGATGCGGCGCTGTACGACGCCAAGCGCGCCGGCCGCAACCGCGTGGCCTGGCGTGCCCCGGGCGAACCCTGA
- a CDS encoding FAD-containing oxidoreductase: MTEVFDAIIIGAGQAGPPLAGRLTAAGMRVALIERHLIGGTCVNTGCMPTKTLVASARVAHLARRAADYGVQLQGGVGIDMARVMERAHAVTRNARQGLTAWLQEMHGLTLLQGQARFESAHVVCVGERRLSAPRIFINVGGRAQVPALPGVEDIAFLDNSSILQLAQVPQHLAVIGGSYIALEFAQIFRRLGAQVTIVERQPRLVPREDEDVSAGLRGILEGEGIGVRLDADCIGFAAHAQGVQVRVDCKHNGPDVIASHVLLALGRRPNTDDLGLDAAGIATDAHGNITVDDQLATNVPGVWAMGDCNGRGAFTHTSYNDYEILAANLLDGAQRRLSQRVPGYALYTDPPLGRVGMTDAQARATGRPLLFAKRPMTRVGRATENDETQGFMKLVADARTRRILGAAILGINGDEAIHGVLDLINADAPFDTLQWAVPIHPTVSELWPTVVGSLKPEGA; encoded by the coding sequence ATGACGGAAGTCTTCGACGCCATCATCATCGGCGCTGGCCAGGCCGGTCCGCCGCTGGCCGGGCGCCTGACTGCAGCGGGGATGAGGGTGGCGCTGATCGAGCGTCACCTGATCGGCGGCACCTGCGTCAACACCGGCTGCATGCCGACCAAGACCCTGGTCGCCAGCGCACGCGTGGCGCATCTGGCGCGGCGCGCGGCCGATTACGGCGTGCAGCTGCAGGGCGGGGTCGGCATCGACATGGCCCGGGTGATGGAACGCGCACATGCGGTCACGCGCAACGCGCGCCAGGGGCTGACGGCGTGGCTGCAGGAGATGCACGGGCTGACCCTGCTGCAGGGCCAGGCAAGGTTTGAAAGCGCCCACGTCGTGTGCGTGGGCGAACGCCGGCTCAGCGCGCCGCGCATCTTCATCAATGTTGGCGGGCGGGCACAGGTTCCGGCATTGCCTGGGGTGGAGGACATCGCCTTCCTCGACAACAGTTCGATCCTGCAGCTGGCGCAGGTGCCGCAGCATCTGGCGGTGATCGGTGGTAGTTACATCGCGCTGGAGTTCGCGCAGATCTTCCGGCGCCTGGGCGCGCAGGTGACCATCGTCGAGCGCCAGCCTCGACTGGTCCCGCGCGAGGACGAGGATGTTTCAGCCGGCCTGCGCGGGATCCTGGAAGGCGAGGGCATCGGCGTGCGGCTCGATGCGGACTGCATCGGCTTCGCCGCGCATGCGCAGGGCGTGCAGGTCCGCGTGGACTGCAAGCACAACGGCCCGGACGTGATCGCCAGCCACGTGCTGTTGGCGCTGGGGCGCCGGCCCAATACCGATGATCTTGGGCTGGATGCGGCCGGCATCGCCACCGATGCGCACGGCAACATCACCGTCGACGACCAGTTGGCGACCAACGTGCCGGGCGTGTGGGCGATGGGTGACTGCAACGGGCGCGGCGCGTTCACGCATACGTCGTACAACGATTACGAAATCCTGGCGGCGAACCTGCTCGACGGCGCACAGCGCCGGCTGTCGCAGCGCGTGCCGGGCTACGCGCTCTACACCGATCCGCCGCTCGGCCGGGTGGGCATGACCGATGCGCAGGCGCGTGCGACCGGGCGGCCCTTGCTGTTCGCCAAGCGGCCGATGACCCGGGTGGGCCGCGCCACCGAGAACGACGAGACCCAGGGCTTCATGAAACTGGTCGCCGATGCACGGACCCGGCGCATCCTGGGTGCAGCGATCCTTGGTATCAATGGCGATGAGGCCATCCACGGCGTGCTGGACCTGATCAATGCCGATGCGCCGTTCGACACCTTGCAGTGGGCGGTGCCGATCCATCCCACCGTGTCCGAACTGTGGCCGACGGTGGTGGGATCGCTGAAGCCCGAAGGCGCGTAG
- a CDS encoding DUF1456 family protein: MITNDVLRSIRYMLDLSEPKIIEIAQLADAGFAIDRAEVQAALKKEDEDGFAPCSDALLAHFLDGLIVQCRGRDESAPLRPVEKRVTNNVVLKKLRVAFELKDVDMHAIFDAAGFPVSKPELSALFRQPDHKNYRPCGDQLLRNFLKGLTLRMRPAA; this comes from the coding sequence ATGATCACCAACGATGTCCTGCGCAGCATCCGCTACATGCTGGATCTGAGCGAGCCCAAGATCATCGAGATCGCGCAGCTGGCCGATGCCGGCTTCGCCATCGACCGCGCCGAGGTCCAGGCCGCGCTGAAGAAGGAGGACGAGGACGGCTTCGCACCCTGCTCCGACGCGCTGCTGGCGCACTTCCTGGATGGCCTGATCGTGCAGTGCCGCGGTCGTGACGAATCGGCGCCACTGCGCCCGGTGGAAAAGCGCGTGACCAACAACGTGGTGCTGAAGAAGCTGCGCGTGGCCTTCGAACTGAAGGACGTGGACATGCACGCGATCTTCGACGCGGCCGGTTTCCCGGTGTCCAAGCCGGAGCTGTCGGCGCTGTTCCGCCAGCCCGACCACAAGAATTACCGCCCCTGCGGCGACCAGCTGCTGCGCAATTTCCTCAAGGGCCTGACCCTGCGGATGCGCCCGGCCGCCTGA
- the pip gene encoding prolyl aminopeptidase: MRTLYPPITPYAEQRLAVDGLHTLQIYECGNPDGIPVVFLHGGPGGGVVPEHRRFFDPQRWRVVLFDQRGCGLSTPQSEVRDNTTAHLVADIEAIRAHLGIARWAVFGGSWGSTLSLAYAQAHPDRVLGLVLRGIFLGRREELHWCNECDGGAQMVFPEGWARYVAHIPEAERAQMVEAYWRRLDDEDAGVRQAAAEAWAAWEDGSSTLVHDANPPPSEDDVQATLAVARIEAHYFRHDVFLQPNQLLRDIDRIRHLPGTIVQGRYDMLCPAKAAYELAQAWPEARLEMVLAGHSAFDPAITDALVRATDALADTLARPG; encoded by the coding sequence ATGCGCACGCTCTATCCGCCAATCACGCCCTATGCCGAACAGCGGCTAGCCGTGGATGGCCTGCACACCTTGCAGATCTACGAATGCGGAAACCCCGACGGCATCCCGGTGGTGTTCCTGCACGGCGGCCCAGGCGGTGGCGTGGTGCCGGAGCACCGGCGCTTCTTCGATCCGCAGCGCTGGCGCGTGGTGTTGTTCGACCAGCGTGGTTGCGGGCTGTCCACGCCGCAATCGGAAGTGCGCGACAACACCACCGCGCACCTGGTGGCTGATATCGAGGCGATCCGCGCGCATCTGGGCATCGCGCGCTGGGCGGTGTTTGGTGGCTCGTGGGGCTCGACCCTGTCGCTGGCCTATGCGCAAGCGCATCCGGACCGCGTGCTGGGGCTGGTGCTGCGCGGCATCTTCCTGGGCCGGCGCGAAGAGCTGCATTGGTGCAACGAATGCGATGGCGGCGCGCAGATGGTGTTCCCGGAAGGCTGGGCGCGTTATGTCGCGCATATCCCCGAAGCCGAACGCGCGCAGATGGTGGAAGCCTACTGGCGTCGCCTGGACGACGAGGATGCCGGCGTGCGCCAGGCTGCAGCCGAGGCCTGGGCCGCGTGGGAGGACGGTTCATCGACCCTGGTCCATGACGCCAATCCGCCGCCTTCGGAAGACGATGTGCAGGCCACGCTGGCGGTGGCCCGGATCGAAGCGCATTACTTCCGCCATGACGTGTTCCTGCAGCCCAACCAGCTGCTGCGCGACATCGACCGCATCCGCCACCTGCCCGGCACCATCGTGCAGGGCCGCTACGACATGCTGTGCCCGGCCAAGGCCGCGTACGAGCTTGCCCAGGCCTGGCCCGAGGCGAGGCTGGAGATGGTGCTGGCCGGCCACAGTGCGTTCGATCCGGCGATCACCGATGCGCTGGTCCGGGCAACCGATGCACTGGCCGACACGCTGGCCCGGCCAGGATGA
- a CDS encoding glycoside hydrolase family 2 TIM barrel-domain containing protein → MWCKPLRVLAGWLLCMPMLAMAQAAPGVPAGEDGPAVVRVVHADGRYQLQVDGKPFYVKGGGMSGNDQQALVARGGNSFRTWHSGENHKDVIAMLDQARRNGLMVAMGIEVARERHGFDYNDAQAVAEQLQRIRREVLDYKDHPAVLMWVVGNELNLEATNPAVWTAVGQLADMIHRIDPNHPVMTTLAGFDKPLIDAIKARAPSLDLIGVQLYGDISALPEKLRTSGWTGPYIVTEWGPTGHWESPLTAWGAPIEDTSTRKAQLLTERYQRYIASDTRQGLGSYVFLWGNKQERTPTWYGLFLPTGESTPSVDAMQLLWTGKPADNRAPSIAVPSIDGQFAQASVTLLPGSTHQAQAMAEDPEGDPLQYRWSMRAESAARTTGGDPEDVPALVDVPISKTANGAMRFVAPGNPGAYRLFVEVRDGRGHAAYANFPFRVQAAK, encoded by the coding sequence ATGTGGTGCAAACCGTTGCGGGTCCTGGCCGGATGGCTGTTGTGCATGCCGATGCTGGCGATGGCGCAGGCCGCGCCCGGCGTGCCGGCAGGCGAGGACGGTCCAGCCGTGGTGCGGGTGGTCCATGCCGATGGCCGTTACCAGCTGCAGGTCGACGGCAAGCCGTTCTATGTCAAGGGCGGTGGCATGTCCGGCAACGACCAGCAGGCACTGGTCGCACGCGGCGGCAATTCCTTCCGCACCTGGCATAGCGGTGAGAACCACAAGGATGTGATCGCCATGCTCGACCAGGCCCGGCGCAACGGCCTGATGGTCGCCATGGGCATCGAGGTCGCACGCGAGCGGCATGGCTTCGACTACAACGACGCGCAGGCCGTGGCCGAGCAGCTGCAGCGCATCCGCCGCGAAGTGCTGGACTACAAGGACCATCCGGCCGTGCTGATGTGGGTGGTCGGTAACGAGCTGAACCTGGAAGCCACCAATCCGGCCGTGTGGACGGCGGTGGGGCAGCTGGCCGACATGATCCACCGCATCGACCCGAACCATCCGGTGATGACCACGCTGGCTGGTTTCGACAAGCCGCTGATCGATGCGATCAAGGCCCGCGCGCCGTCACTGGACCTGATCGGCGTGCAACTGTACGGCGATATTTCCGCGCTGCCGGAGAAACTCAGGACCAGCGGCTGGACCGGCCCGTACATCGTCACCGAGTGGGGTCCGACCGGTCACTGGGAAAGTCCGCTGACCGCCTGGGGCGCGCCGATCGAAGACACCAGCACCCGCAAGGCGCAGCTGCTGACCGAGCGCTACCAGCGCTACATCGCCAGCGATACGCGCCAGGGGCTGGGTTCGTACGTGTTCCTGTGGGGCAACAAGCAGGAACGCACGCCGACCTGGTATGGCCTGTTCCTGCCCACCGGTGAATCCACGCCCAGCGTCGATGCCATGCAGCTGCTGTGGACCGGCAAGCCCGCCGACAACCGCGCGCCGTCCATCGCCGTGCCCAGCATCGACGGGCAGTTCGCCCAGGCCAGCGTGACCTTGCTGCCGGGCAGTACTCATCAGGCCCAGGCCATGGCCGAAGATCCCGAAGGCGATCCATTGCAGTACCGGTGGAGCATGCGCGCCGAGAGTGCCGCCAGGACCACCGGCGGCGACCCGGAGGACGTGCCGGCGCTGGTGGATGTACCAATCAGCAAGACCGCCAACGGCGCGATGCGCTTCGTCGCGCCCGGGAATCCCGGCGCGTATCGCCTGTTCGTGGAAGTGCGCGACGGGCGCGGCCATGCGGCCTACGCCAACTTCCCGTTCCGCGTGCAGGCGGCGAAGTAG